One genomic region from Paenibacillus antri encodes:
- the hprK gene encoding HPr(Ser) kinase/phosphatase → MKSITVKELVDRFSLEVLAGGEQLHREITKTRVHRPGLEFVGYFEYFPQAEVQLLGRREITYLHRLSEDERNHHIGNIVKYHPPCFIVSRNQEGLKYLIKYCEEENIPLLRTPLATTKFLDLVNGYLSKTLAEEIAIHGVCVNVSGIGVLLRGKSGVGKSETAHTLIRRGHRLVADDLVVLKRINPETLLGTHNGKTKEFLALRSIGLINVSRLYGRSAFQDETRIVLDIELKKWEQDALNNELELEPKFTEYLDVKIPHIEIQLQPGRDVAGLVEAAANSWYLRQQGYSAAEEFMKRLENG, encoded by the coding sequence CTGAAGTCGATTACGGTCAAAGAACTGGTGGATCGATTCTCTCTGGAGGTGCTGGCCGGCGGCGAGCAGCTGCACCGCGAGATCACCAAAACCCGGGTTCACCGGCCCGGCTTGGAATTCGTCGGGTACTTCGAGTATTTCCCGCAGGCCGAGGTGCAGCTGCTCGGGCGGCGCGAAATTACATACCTGCACCGATTGTCCGAGGACGAACGGAATCATCATATCGGCAATATCGTCAAGTATCATCCGCCTTGCTTCATCGTCAGCCGAAACCAAGAGGGACTGAAATATTTAATCAAATATTGCGAGGAAGAAAACATTCCGCTTCTCCGGACGCCGCTCGCGACGACGAAGTTCTTGGATTTGGTCAACGGCTACTTGTCGAAGACGCTTGCCGAGGAGATCGCCATTCACGGCGTCTGCGTGAACGTCTCGGGCATCGGGGTGCTGCTGCGCGGCAAGTCCGGCGTCGGCAAGAGCGAAACCGCGCATACGCTCATCCGGCGCGGCCATCGGCTCGTCGCGGACGACCTGGTCGTGCTCAAGCGGATCAACCCGGAGACGCTGCTCGGCACGCATAACGGGAAGACGAAGGAATTCCTCGCGCTGCGCAGCATCGGCCTGATCAACGTCTCGCGGCTGTACGGCCGCAGCGCCTTCCAGGACGAAACCCGCATCGTGCTCGACATCGAGCTGAAGAAGTGGGAGCAGGACGCGTTGAACAACGAACTGGAGCTGGAGCCGAAATTCACGGAGTATCTCGACGTGAAGATCCCGCATATCGAAATTCAGCTGCAGCCGGGACGCGACGTGGCGGGGCTGGTGGAGGCGGCCGCCAACAGCTGGTACTTGCGACAGCAGGGGTACAGCGCCGCGGAGGAGTTCATGAAGCGGCTCGAGAACGGGTAA
- a CDS encoding family 78 glycoside hydrolase catalytic domain, which translates to MSEQAWKAAWIWGGGEESPRNEWRCFRTTFETPEEELAAAAELRISADSRYVAYVNGVRVGRGPVRSWPEEQFYDTHRIGHLLKPGARNTIAVLVLHFGVTNFYYLRGKGGLLAEVTANGTALAATDASWRTEKLAGQDASSPRMSCQQGFAEVYDARAWDGEWTEPGFEDAAWAEARVVAAVGEGPWKSLVPRDIPFLTEEKLYPSRIESLQRVKPPAYTAAIDLRNAMMPSTVDHANPATFVGYLATTIALPAAGRVTLGFPSGARKGRVWVDGRLVEGWTGEQPERYADVDLAAGEHFVLIDVTSQDHGGSFHLAAHADVAFDLRCPLEGSDTPFALVGPFDEAVHIDTEAPRTVDLEEPGYVRAAGASSMRALEPAGDLIRPLPSAYYTEQDVFGANVWRPVAEAYAIPQGLERGLLPTPEPAELPRFGDGDTELIVDFGKQRSGFHGFEIEAPEGAVIDFYGLEYLKADYRQHTYGLDNTFRYISRGGRQRYESPVRRGCRYAAITVRGAAGPVRLHEVYVVQSTYPVVDAGAFQCSDPLLNDIWDISRHTTRLCMEDTFVDCPAYEQVFWVGDSRNEALVNYYVFGALDIVKRCLRLVPGSKDESPLYLDQVPSGWKSVIPNWTFFWAIACMEYVEHSGDRAFAAEMWPHVRFTLEHYLEHINDEGLLEIRGWNLLDWAPIDQPREGVVTHQNLFLVQTLRKASSLAAAAGRPAGEADPFVRAASSLASAVNEKLWDEERGAYLDCIHADGRRSTVYSMQTQVVALLCGVAEGERKERLERYLVEPPARFVQIGSPFMSFFYYEALEATGREALMLEDIRRNFGQMIDNGATTCWEMYPNFAENRANPDQLTRSHCHAWSAGPAYFLGRSVLGVRREQLGWKKVRIEPTPCGLTWARGAVPLPNGGAVEVQWRIDGNEMTLRVSAPEDIELDVRLPEGVTGRVTTVATKPVPE; encoded by the coding sequence ATGAGCGAGCAAGCGTGGAAGGCGGCGTGGATTTGGGGCGGCGGCGAGGAGAGCCCGCGGAACGAGTGGAGGTGCTTTCGGACGACGTTCGAGACGCCGGAGGAAGAACTGGCGGCCGCGGCGGAGCTGCGCATCAGCGCGGACTCTCGGTACGTCGCATACGTGAACGGCGTACGGGTCGGACGCGGTCCCGTCCGGTCTTGGCCGGAAGAGCAGTTCTACGACACTCATCGGATCGGCCATCTGCTGAAGCCCGGCGCGCGGAATACGATCGCGGTGCTGGTGCTTCACTTCGGCGTGACGAACTTTTATTACTTGCGGGGCAAAGGCGGACTGCTCGCCGAGGTGACGGCGAACGGGACGGCGCTCGCGGCGACGGACGCCTCGTGGCGGACGGAGAAGCTGGCCGGGCAGGATGCGTCGTCGCCGCGCATGTCGTGCCAGCAGGGCTTCGCCGAGGTGTACGACGCGAGGGCATGGGACGGCGAGTGGACGGAGCCGGGCTTCGAAGATGCGGCCTGGGCCGAGGCGCGCGTCGTCGCGGCGGTCGGCGAAGGCCCATGGAAGTCGCTCGTTCCGCGCGACATCCCGTTCCTGACGGAGGAGAAGCTGTACCCGTCCCGGATCGAGTCGCTGCAGCGCGTGAAGCCGCCGGCGTATACCGCCGCGATCGACTTGCGCAACGCGATGATGCCTAGCACGGTCGACCACGCGAATCCGGCGACGTTCGTCGGATACCTCGCGACGACGATCGCGCTGCCCGCGGCGGGGCGGGTGACGCTCGGCTTCCCGAGCGGAGCGCGGAAGGGCCGCGTCTGGGTCGACGGCCGTCTGGTAGAGGGCTGGACGGGCGAGCAGCCGGAGCGATACGCCGACGTCGACCTTGCGGCGGGGGAGCACTTCGTGCTCATCGACGTGACGTCCCAAGACCATGGAGGCTCGTTCCATCTCGCCGCCCATGCCGACGTCGCGTTCGACTTGCGCTGCCCGCTCGAAGGAAGCGACACCCCGTTCGCGCTCGTCGGCCCGTTCGACGAGGCGGTGCACATCGACACCGAAGCGCCGCGGACGGTCGATCTCGAAGAGCCCGGCTACGTCCGGGCGGCCGGCGCGTCATCGATGCGCGCGCTGGAGCCCGCCGGCGACCTGATCCGGCCGCTGCCTTCCGCGTACTACACCGAGCAGGACGTCTTCGGCGCGAACGTCTGGCGGCCGGTCGCGGAAGCGTACGCGATCCCGCAAGGGCTCGAGCGGGGGCTCCTTCCGACGCCGGAGCCGGCCGAGCTGCCTCGCTTCGGGGACGGCGATACGGAGCTGATCGTCGACTTCGGCAAGCAGCGCTCCGGCTTCCACGGCTTCGAGATCGAAGCGCCGGAGGGCGCCGTCATCGACTTCTACGGCTTGGAGTACTTAAAGGCCGACTACCGGCAGCACACGTACGGACTCGACAATACGTTCCGGTACATCAGCCGCGGGGGACGGCAGCGGTACGAATCGCCGGTGCGCCGGGGCTGCCGGTACGCGGCGATCACGGTGCGCGGCGCGGCCGGACCGGTGCGGCTGCACGAGGTATACGTCGTGCAGAGCACGTACCCGGTCGTCGACGCGGGCGCGTTCCAGTGCTCCGATCCGCTGCTGAACGACATCTGGGACATCAGCCGCCATACGACGCGGCTGTGCATGGAGGATACGTTCGTCGACTGCCCGGCGTACGAGCAGGTGTTTTGGGTCGGCGACAGCCGCAACGAAGCGCTCGTCAACTACTACGTCTTCGGCGCCCTCGATATCGTGAAGCGATGCCTTCGACTCGTGCCCGGCTCGAAGGACGAGTCCCCGTTGTACCTCGATCAAGTGCCGAGCGGTTGGAAGAGCGTCATCCCGAACTGGACGTTCTTCTGGGCGATCGCTTGCATGGAGTACGTCGAGCATTCGGGCGACCGCGCGTTCGCGGCGGAGATGTGGCCGCATGTTCGCTTCACGCTGGAGCATTACCTAGAGCATATCAACGACGAGGGCCTGCTGGAAATACGGGGGTGGAACCTGCTCGACTGGGCGCCGATCGATCAGCCGAGAGAGGGCGTCGTGACGCATCAGAATTTGTTCCTCGTACAGACGCTGCGCAAGGCGTCGTCGCTCGCCGCCGCGGCCGGGCGTCCGGCCGGCGAGGCCGACCCGTTCGTGCGGGCGGCGTCGTCGCTCGCCTCCGCCGTCAACGAGAAGCTCTGGGACGAGGAGCGAGGGGCGTATCTCGACTGCATCCATGCGGACGGCCGCCGCTCGACCGTCTACAGCATGCAGACGCAAGTCGTCGCGTTGCTGTGCGGCGTCGCCGAAGGCGAGCGGAAGGAGAGGCTCGAGCGGTATTTGGTCGAGCCGCCGGCCCGGTTCGTGCAGATCGGCAGTCCGTTCATGTCGTTCTTCTATTATGAAGCGCTGGAGGCGACCGGGCGCGAAGCGCTCATGCTCGAAGACATTCGCCGCAACTTCGGTCAGATGATCGATAACGGCGCGACCACCTGTTGGGAGATGTACCCGAACTTCGCGGAAAACCGCGCGAATCCGGACCAGCTGACGCGCAGCCACTGTCATGCGTGGTCCGCGGGCCCCGCTTACTTCCTGGGCCGGAGCGTGCTTGGGGTCAGACGAGAACAACTCGGTTGGAAAAAGGTTCGCATCGAGCCGACCCCATGCGGCCTGACATGGGCGCGCGGCGCCGTACCGCTGCCGAACGGGGGCGCCGTCGAAGTGCAATGGCGGATAGACGGGAACGAGATGACATTGCGCGTCTCGGCGCCGGAGGATATCGAGCTCGACGTGCGGCTGCCGGAAGGCGTGACGGGACGCGTGACGACCGTTGCGACGAAGCCGGTTCCGGAATAA
- a CDS encoding AraC family transcriptional regulator — translation MSKPVTITPGTLFFKTSLPFYLNRVAESFELEFHAHDFMEIAYIDEGAGFHYVNEERMPVSKGDLFLLPIGVSHVFRPKSLRPEQPLVVYNCIYKQEQVAAELASMPGFASLARASRLLQLTPSTDDSENAPRYLRDRSGAFGELLRAMHLEFVQRRVGYVARLYALFAELAVQLERHSEPDATKPALLRERDDDPIQEAIRVADASFAEPLTAVALAERLNVSVRHFHRLFRGATGRSFTDYVQLRRIERACEWLADTRWPVQDIAGRVGYQDAKFFQRLFKKKTGHSPREYRRLHRK, via the coding sequence ATGTCGAAGCCCGTGACGATTACGCCGGGAACGCTCTTTTTCAAGACGTCTTTGCCCTTCTACTTGAACCGCGTCGCGGAATCGTTCGAGCTGGAATTTCACGCGCACGACTTCATGGAGATCGCGTACATCGACGAGGGGGCCGGCTTTCATTACGTGAACGAGGAGCGGATGCCCGTGTCGAAGGGGGACTTGTTCCTGCTCCCGATCGGGGTGTCGCACGTGTTCCGCCCGAAGAGCCTTCGGCCCGAACAGCCGCTCGTCGTATACAACTGTATCTACAAACAGGAGCAAGTCGCCGCCGAGCTCGCGTCGATGCCCGGCTTCGCCTCGCTCGCCCGCGCTTCGCGCCTGCTGCAGCTGACTCCGTCAACCGACGATTCGGAAAATGCCCCCCGCTACCTCCGCGACCGAAGCGGCGCATTCGGCGAGCTGCTGCGCGCGATGCATCTCGAGTTCGTCCAACGCCGCGTCGGGTACGTCGCACGGTTGTATGCGCTCTTCGCGGAGCTCGCGGTGCAGCTCGAACGGCACTCCGAGCCGGACGCGACGAAGCCGGCGCTTCTGCGCGAACGAGACGACGACCCGATCCAAGAGGCGATTCGCGTCGCGGACGCGTCGTTCGCGGAGCCGCTGACGGCCGTCGCCCTGGCGGAGCGGCTGAACGTCAGCGTCCGCCACTTCCACCGGCTGTTCCGGGGCGCGACCGGGCGGTCGTTCACCGATTACGTGCAGCTCCGCCGCATCGAACGCGCCTGCGAATGGCTCGCCGACACCCGCTGGCCGGTGCAGGACATCGCCGGACGGGTCGGGTATCAGGACGCGAAATTTTTCCAGCGGTTGTTCAAAAAAAAGACGGGGCACTCCCCCAGGGAGTACCGCCGTCTGCATCGCAAGTGA
- a CDS encoding queuosine precursor transporter, translated as MFNLLWGAAFAVVNFALFLACYRLFGRGGLYAWVGVATVLANIQVVKTIEMAGLVMTLGNTIYATIFLATDLLNEKYGEKAAKKAVFVGFFALIASTIMMQMALVFEPTDTDVAQDSLETIFGLLPRLALGSLTAYFVSQWVDVKIFTLLKKAFPKPGQLWIRNNGSTALSQLLDTLLFCSIAFLGAPGFPFDVWVQVALTTYLIKLVVSVASTPIIYWARGMRTADE; from the coding sequence ATGTTTAATTTGTTATGGGGCGCGGCGTTCGCCGTCGTCAACTTCGCGTTATTTCTTGCCTGCTACCGGCTGTTCGGGCGCGGCGGACTGTACGCATGGGTCGGCGTCGCCACGGTGCTCGCCAACATTCAGGTCGTTAAGACGATCGAGATGGCGGGACTCGTCATGACGCTCGGCAACACGATTTACGCGACGATCTTCCTCGCGACCGACCTGCTGAACGAGAAGTACGGAGAGAAAGCCGCCAAGAAGGCGGTATTCGTGGGCTTCTTCGCCTTGATCGCGTCGACGATCATGATGCAGATGGCGCTCGTCTTCGAGCCGACGGACACCGACGTCGCGCAGGACTCGCTCGAGACGATCTTCGGCCTGCTCCCGCGGCTTGCGCTCGGCAGCTTGACGGCCTACTTCGTCAGCCAATGGGTCGACGTCAAAATCTTTACGTTATTGAAGAAGGCGTTCCCGAAGCCCGGTCAGCTTTGGATTCGGAATAACGGAAGCACGGCGCTCAGCCAGCTTCTGGATACGCTCCTCTTTTGCTCGATCGCCTTCCTCGGCGCGCCGGGCTTTCCGTTCGACGTCTGGGTGCAGGTCGCGCTGACGACGTACCTGATCAAGCTGGTCGTATCGGTCGCTTCGACGCCGATCATCTACTGGGCTCGCGGCATGCGAACGGCGGACGAATAA
- a CDS encoding cold-shock protein, whose amino-acid sequence MYSRKPQAVEIPEEMTDVWTCSNEGCNCWMRDNFAFDAEPECPSCRVPMARGTKMLPQLSNYTLDNKYAKKSVT is encoded by the coding sequence ATGTATTCGCGCAAACCGCAAGCCGTTGAGATCCCGGAGGAAATGACGGACGTCTGGACGTGCTCGAACGAGGGCTGCAATTGTTGGATGAGAGACAACTTCGCGTTCGACGCCGAGCCGGAATGCCCGTCGTGCCGCGTTCCTATGGCGCGCGGGACGAAGATGCTGCCCCAACTGTCGAATTACACGCTCGATAACAAATACGCGAAGAAAAGCGTCACGTGA